Proteins from one Podarcis raffonei isolate rPodRaf1 chromosome 1, rPodRaf1.pri, whole genome shotgun sequence genomic window:
- the FAM98B gene encoding protein FAM98B produces the protein MKAPAQDLKMECDILDALEALGYKGPLLDEDALNKAAESGLASQDFCDLCVWLSSQIQPLCDLEESISSTAGGEDVESLQLEMSGFLKELACPYSTLVSGEIKERLKKKEDCLKVLLFLSTELQALQILKLKERKSSHLTKNNDIHQEIQMICDVLSLPKSSSSSSDIPVLLSNIESKVKDILSKMPNTYLGKSLLKTPLNADQMGRLEKINETLLSEYECRRRMLMKRLDVTVQSFGWSDRAKVKIDDIARIYQPKRYGLSPKSTISVAHLLAAREDLSKIIRTSSGSSREKTVCSINKVLMGRVPDRGGRPTEIDPPPPEMPPWQKRQDGGGRGGRGGGGGRGGGGGWGGGGGGRGGGGGGGGWRGGGGGFQGRGGGYGGRGGYGESYGGRGGGGGYRRY, from the exons ATGAAGGCACCGGCGCAGGATCTGAAAATGGAGTGCGACATCCTGGACGCGCTGGAGGCTCTGGG GTACAAAGGCCCTCTTTTGGATGAAGATGCCCTCAATAAAGCAGCTGAGAGTGGTCTGGCTTCACAAGACTTCTGCGATCTTTGTGTTTGGTTAAGTTCCCAAATACAGCCGTTGTGTGACTTGGAAGAAAGCATCTCCTCAACAGCTG GTGGTGAAGACGTTGAAAGTTTACAGCTTGAGATGAGTGGCTTTTTAAAAGAGCTGGCTTGTCCATATTCAACACTTGTGTCTGGAGAAATTAAAGAgcggttaaaaaagaaagaagattgtCTTAAAGTCCTAT tatTTTTAAGCACAGAACTTCAGGCTTTGCAGATATTGAAATTGAAAGAACGTAAAAGTTCTCATTTGACGAAGAATAATGACATCCACCAAGAAATCCAAATGATCTGCGATGTCCTGAGTCTACCAAagtcatcatcttcatcttctgaTATTCCGGTCTTATTAAGCAATATAGAGTCAAAG GTTAAGGACATTTTATCAAAAATGCCAAACACTTACTTGGGCAAATCTCTGCTTAAAACTCCTTTGAATGCAGATCAAATG GGAAGGTTGGAAAAAATAAACGAGACTCTTCTCAGTGAATATGAATGCCGTCGTCGTATGTTAATGAAGCGCTTAGACGTAACTGTACAGTCCTTTGGTTGGTCCGATAGAGCAAAG GTGAAAATAGATGATATTGCAAGGATTTATCAACCCAAACGTTATGGACTCTCTCCTAAATCAACTATTTCAGTAGCCCATCTTCTAGCAGCTCGTGAAGACTTGTCGAAGATCATAAGAACAAGCAGTGGGTCGTCACGAGAAAAGACCGTTTGCTCTATCAATAAG GTCTTGATGGGAAGAGTACCAGATCGTGGAGGCAGACCAACAGAAATTGACCCACCACCACCTGAAATGCCCCCTTGGCAGAAGAGACAAGATGGTGGTGgtagagggggaagaggaggaggaggaggtcgaggaggagggggtggctgggggggagggggtggtggtcgaggagggggaggagggggtggaggttggagaggagggggagggggttttcaagggaggggaggaggctaCGGTGGGAGAGGTGGGTATGGCGAGTCATAtggtggaaggggaggggggggaggctaCAGGAGATACTGA